Within the Kwoniella dejecticola CBS 10117 chromosome 5, complete sequence genome, the region AATCTCGGTCGGGCTTTCGTTACGCTGACGGAGGAAGATACCGAGCTAGACATTCTCTCACGGTGATATTTGGGCAGCTCCCGCCATACCGTCTTCGCTTCGACGGTTTCCAACATCACGTTGATGTCCCAACGTCTCTACAGTCAGTAGGCTGAGACGGGTCTGAATGCCCGGCGCCTGGCTGGTGATCCGGTCGATGAACCCTTTGTCATAGAGAATGCTGCGGCCTTGACGACGAATCTTCGTTTCATCAGTGACCAACTTTGCACGCGGTTCGTCTAGCTTCTGAAGGTGTGGATGATGCATCCCGCTTGCCTCGTCGCTATCGCTCTCATTCCAGGACCAATGACGTTCATATtcatgtgcatgtgcatatGGCTACGAATGAATGGACATTTCAAGTTCGATTACCCCATGACCTCATCTTAAAAATAGATCTTCGTTTCCCGAATTCTAAACACTATGATCGGCAATACTGTGCGGGCCGAAATTGAACTTAAGATAACGAATGATCCGAGCACAGATCAATCAATTAATGAGTGTTCCTGGATCCACATTGAAATGACCTGATCACTCGTAATGCTCCACAAACTTACCCTCGAAATGTATACACCCTGTGCCGCAGCAAGCAGATCTTGGATGGCCGGAGATGAGAATCGCATCGGGCTTATGAGTGTATGGCGAGATTGTGCATGTGTTTTATATCTCGATACGGTGCTTATGCACGACGAAAGGAGGATCAGGTGGAGTGTATTTGCGGTGAGGCATATACCGACTATAGCCTACCTTCGATCGCTTTCAGGACTAAGGGTAAAGGTCGATTGAACCGCCGACACACCATCAGATACTCACCGATGGCCTGCTTGCCGGAGCTCGGTAGCCTTTCCGGGGTCAGCCTTCTATATATACAGCATCCGTCTCGGATCATGCGTTCGTGAAGTCTACCAGGTACAACATTTCCCGACAGTCAAGAAAACCCTcattggaagaagaccacTTCGGATCAAAGTCTAAGAAAGGCGAATTTTAAGATGCCTAAGCACTATCTCATCGTTCCCCACGGAATGTAGGTCAGCCTTCATGACCCATGTTCGATGGAACTATATGATGTATTGACAATACATGTCCTTTCTCATAGATGGGGTCATCTAAGGCCGGCAATCTCATTCATACCTAATCTCCTGCGACACTCACCGGACGCCTTGGTGACGCTCATGATACCCATCGTACACTCTATTCCGGCTGCGCAGGAGTTGAGAAGATACGGCTTAgacgaagaacaagagaACATCAAGGTGATTCATTACGGGtccaaggagaagaaagagattAAACAAGTAGCTAAGACCGGGttggtcgagatgatgaCTCTTATCGAGGATATCATCAGTACCATCACCGAGAACTATCCCAAGCTTCTGAATGTGAGTCTAGCTCATGCTTTCTACCTTGTCGATTGCATACATGCCTTTTCCTTACCAGACGTGAAGCCGAGCATCAATGATGCGGTTATTGAAGGGTGGGTGGCTGATCTCTGAACTGACTCTATTGCAAATGCAGTCACAACCGATTTTCGACACATATTTGAATAAGGAGGTCCAGCCTCACTCCACTGCCCCTGATGTAGCCATCATCGAAGTTTCCACCACTCAGTGGACAATACCTATTTGCGAGAAATACAACGAGGAGTATAAGAAGAATACCAGGTTGGCCGTTTGGTGTCCTACCGGCGGAAATCATGCGGCATGGTGAATCGTCTTTCTTACGATGATGCACCCTTGTGGTTGAACGGCATCATTGTCTCTGCAATGGTTCGCTGATATTGCCATTTGGCCTGTGCCGATAGGGCTTTGTGCAATTTATATCAAGGACAGAAGTACCAAGATAGGATATCGAAGATTTTTGCCGCGACAAGCGAAGACGAGAAACAGCGAATCTACAACGAGGTGAGGCCTTGGCCGGATACCGCTATACGAATACTCTATGCTGATAAAAACCTTGCGACGATAATCAGGTGATAGGCGAGAACGAAGAGATTGTTCATGCGCCAAATAGTGCACCCATTCGTGAGtatcatctgatctgagtATCAGGCCATGTCTTCGACACGAAATATCGCCCAATGCCAGATAAAGATGCTAAGGCGCTAACTTGTTTGCTTTCGCTTGCTATACATAGGTGTGTTCGAGGCTCAGCCAAATCAACGTCAGTATAGATCCACATGATCTCCGTGACTACTCATCAAGTCGATCTgccgatcaaagctgatccTGCTTGCGGGACGACCACACAGCTGATAATTTCTTGAACATCATTGGCCCATGCCTGCCAATCATCCCGCGGGTCACCCTCGTGCACGCCTGGCCCGCCTTCATAGGCCAAGAATACAAAAAGACTGCAGCCGATGTGGTGAGTTTAAAACCCTCGGACCGACTGTTAGCGCTGTCTCCTTGCGACCAATGCCAAAACTGACGAATTTGTCGGATTTCAGGGCATAAACGTACTTCAGATTGGACCGCAATTGCCCAGACCCACAGATAGAGACTCTGCACTTGAAGACGGTCTTTTGAAGGATTTCCTCGATAAGGcattggaggagaaggggaagaataGCGTCATCTATATCAGGCGAGTCTCAACTCCTTCAATGATCTTGACGGCAAGTATTTTAGAAAGGTATCGAATCGCAGTGGCCGTATCGTCAGTAAAGACATTGTGCTGATACTAATGGTCTCCTCATATCACAGTTTCGGCACTTTGCTCTTCCCTGCGAACATCGAGCAGATCTCCATCATGATAGACGTCTTGATTGCCCAGGACAAGCGCTTCGTGCTGGCAAGGGGTATTGCGTCCCCCGAGATCCAAGATTTGATAGCCCAAAAGGTCGACCAATCAGGTGGCAGAGGAATCCATGTGGACTGGGCTCCGCAGTTCGCGGTACTTCAGCACGAAGCCACAGGGTGGTTCTTGACTCATGGAGGGAGTAATTCGACGATGGAAGCTATGCGCACACGGACTCCCATGTGTGAGTATTATGATCCTCTACCCAATTGTCATCCCTCCTCGTTCCGGCACAAGGGTCAGTACTAGAACCTGCTGCTGTGCGAGCAGATGCAGCGACATCGGAATCTGAAttggactgagctgacgatatagAATGGGAATTTGACAGTATTCTGGCCTGCAGATGTAGATCAGGTATGGATCGCCAACCAATTCTCCCGGATCCTTTCGGCAGGATACGAGTTTTACCAGATTAGGAATGGGCCAAGTATAGGTAGGACCACGTATACGGGTGTCAAAGTGGAGGGCACCAGAGAAGCTATGCAGAAAGAGTTTGAGGATGTGTTTGGGGCCTTAGATGGACAGCTCGGGAAGAAATTGAGGAAGGGAGTAGAGGAATTaggggagaagatggataatGATAAATACACTGAAGAAGATTGGAGTAGATTATTGGAGTTGTAAGGAAGACAAGATACCAGCTGTATCTCTGTATTTCTGTGAGCAGAGGTCAGGTTGTACATGAACAAGAGATCGAGCTATAGATGCAAGTTTCCACATCGTCTTATGCTCTTACTTGGCAACACTGGACAGTTTGGGCTATGGTCCAGCTCGTTCGTGATGACGTAAAGTGGGAATCCCGCCGCGAAGGATTAATCTCTCGAACGCGTTACTCGAGTACTGGTAAATTGCTTTGATTTTATGATTTCAACGGTCGTCATTGAAGACTTACATCGCCTTCCAACAAGTCCGTACGAGACAAGACAGAATCAGCGTCCGAAGGTGacgggatggaagaggacaaaTATCAATCCCTAAGCAAGGTAAGTCCAGACTATCGATCCCACGCTCAGGAATGCGAGACCTCATATAGCTGAACTACTCTCTTTCCAGGGCGTCTTCGTGATACCTTTTCAACCTGGTCAGTGTGCAATGTCCAGCTCTCActatatgcatatacatcTATACCAACAAGCTTGAGCTCACGAATGCAATGTAGATACGGAAAGCGAGAGCGAAGCAGGTCCATCTAGACCTCCCCGAAGACCGCTGGAAAGGTTCTACGATGCTGCATATCAACATTACGAGGGTGCTTATATCGTGCGTAACCTCGTGCTCAGCTTTCGCTTCAGCTACAACTCCTTGAGAAAGATCATGGGTGGGGGAGGGGTACTAAAACACATTCGCTGTTAGGACTACGCTATTCAGAAGGCATCAGAGCAGATGGACGATATCCAAGATTGGCTCGATAGATGCTCAAATAGCTCGTCAACATTGTCGGCTATGTCTAAGTCTCTGTTGAAGTTCAAAAATCCTATATATCGATTAGAAGTTGGTCTCCTACAAAGTGAGCTGtcgttcatcatcatctttctaGGCGCAACGTGCATCATATATAAGGACGTCGAGGAGTATGCGCTGATCTCGGATTCGTTATACACAGATACCTCCATCTCGGCATCTATCGTACCAGAACTGCATACTCTGGGAACAGTATGTACGATACAGGGGAGAGATATAAAcgatatcagctcagctatGAGATCTATCTCGATGGGCTTCGTAGAAGAGTCAGCTGTTGCTTGGAATAATAAAAGTGGGAGGACGGGTAtagaagagctggaaatATGGTATACGTCAAAGAAGAACAGTGAGCTTCCCCCTCGATAAGTCTCTTTTCAATATCCGAGAAAGCTGATGGACCGCAGAATCGGCGTTGTTGGTATATATACAGGATGCGCAGATGTTGCCTGCCGCGGCAATGGGAGAACTGATGTATATCCTTTCGTAAGTCGCAAGCCCCACTTTACCCCCTCAGATGCATCTCAGACTAATATGAATAATGCGACTGCTGCTTAGACTCCATCCCGCCTTACCGATCCGATTATTACTTTCAGTGCCGTCCATCACCCACTTCTTGTCGTCGTGGACACCAATAGAATTAAGCTCGATAGCACTCTCGATACTTCCCACAAATacgtcgaagaagaataccGGTGTGGAAGCGATATTACGGGTAAGTCAGCTAGCAGTCTAGTGCAACCGGTGTTGCCAACACAGGCAGCTCAGCAAGGCTGATGGAGAAATCATGCTCCCTTCCATCTTCAGGCAAGCAATGATGCTCCTTTGCGACTATCGGAGGATCTGATAGATGAGCTCCGCTCGGAAGAGGCTAGATCAGGTGGGGGGCCGGCGTTGGTATTAAAAGCTATAAAGGTGCGCTCTGTGCTTCCTCTCAACTGAGATATTTGATAGACTAACCGATatattggtattggtactCTGGCAGTGGCTTTTACTCCACCATTCAACAAACTCTGCTTTGTCTCGGATTGCTGCGAGTCCAGACCCATCCCAGCTAAAGAAGGTGCAAGCTTTGATAAATGCCAGGCTGGAACATGACAGTAAGCTGGATTTACCGGGACAGGAGCTGTTCCAAATAGACACGAACAAAGACTTGTCATCGGTAAGCTGACTTGGATCTGCGTGCCTTCACAGACTCATCAGCTTACATATTGCTATAGGTATTGCATCCCGCACCGAGGACGTCAATACTGCATGCCCTTTCAAATCCGGAAGATTACATATCAATCGGGGCTGGCACAGAAGCTCAGAAGCCGAACGGGCGCTCGTCGTCTCCGACACCAGACACGTCCGCTGATAAACGCACCCAGCCTAAAGACACACCTCGGGCAAGTAAGAGGAAGCGTACTGGGACCGCAGACGACCCTGCAGGACCAGGCGAAGAGAATGTGGAGAAGTACAGTGGTTCCTCCAGAGGCGAGGAATTGACGGAGTTGAAAACATTATTCGAGCTTTGGAAGAATGCTGGGAAGTCAGTCAATCTGTGGGACTGGCTGGATGGCTTTAGCgggatgatggatgattctAAGAACGAGACGGATCGGCTGGAAGCGACCAAGGACGACGGAGTTTCGACCTCAGTAGCGGATGATGCACGGAAAAGTGAGGGTATtgcggaggcggaggcagACGAGCAAAGGTCAGgtctggacgaagagaatgagGCTCGACTGCAtgccatcttcatcaggttTGTGGAAGAGGCGCGGATGTTGGGCTTGATCAGAGCGAGAGGGAAGGGTAGGAAGGCGGATGAGGTAGTGAAAGGGGTAGGGCTTGTGTAGATCATGTCATATCAAGTGAACTTCTGTGATATCTGCCTTTTCATCCCGGATGTTGCTTATCCTGATTGACCATCCAGCATATATATGCGTGGAATTCTTTTGTTCGATGCATTGCATGGTATATGTGAATGAGCAATGCTTTGTGGTGTGACTTTGTGGATTGACCAAACGCAATGAATCACTTCGCCTCCACTTGAGATGTCCACTCGGATAACCAATCCACCatctcccctcttccttcttcttcttctcttcataGTCGACTTCTATCATGATACAACATTATTCTATCGCTTTGACATGCTGCTTCCACTGCGACTCTTGGGCTCTCTGCATACCCTCAATCATAGTGCATAGAAAGAGCAGCGCCCGACGCAGCAAGTAGCAACGCGAGTATTGGAACTCAAGATTCGATCCGCCGGCAGTAATCTTCGAGTTTGTATCTGGACAGAATGAGCAACGATACCGAGCGCCTTTTGGGCGAGATCGAATGCGGTACGGCAGCAGATGTGAGTGTTGAGTTGATACAAGGTAATACAATGTGCATGCGCTGCGTACGGAAGGGAGCAATTCGTTGTGTCAGTAATGCTCATCAACGCTGATTCCTTGATCGTTTGAAACAGCTGGCGATGTTGGTTCGATATAATAGTATGTCCGCCCATCATCTCTCCTATCCTTATTTGCCTCTTCCCGCTTACATCACTCCGGTCGATAGAGCTCATCGACCAAAGGGGATGAGTCGAACTTCATTGATGTCCGTTGAAATCTCGCAGCCTTCCCACCTGGTCCCACATACCTTCGACCGCTCGACGAACTCATACTTGCCGGCCGTCCCCATCCGGGACAGTCAACAATGATGCGAGGTGACTTGATCGAGTGTGTgggtgggagtgggagtggtaAGTCCATTCCTACTTATCGTCAGGAGCAGAAAAGCTCTCAGGAATTCAATCAATATCAATTGAGGTTCTCATGCTAATATGAGCGATACCGCATCTTTGTATCCTCGCCAAATAGGAAAAACaaccttcatcacccattTGGTATTCACCACCATCCTCTCATCCCACATCCCAGACTTCCTATCAACCCCCTTGGGTGGGAAGGAACTACAAGCAACAATGATTATTCCTCGTTCACATAATTTGTCAAGGATCATACGGAATCTGAGAATGTCAATAAGGAATCATGTACTGGGTATATCACCTGCGATAGCCCAGAAGATGCTCGATCGAATCACTCAAGAGTCGCTGGCAAGATTGACGGTATATAGGGTCAagtcgaggtggaaagaTCTGGCTCTGGTACTGAAGAGAATATTGGATGGTATTTCGAATTTACCGAGAGGAAACGCCTCAACGTCCTCGGAACAAGCAGCAGCACCAGATAACGATCAAGCAGCAGCTACGAGGACAGGCTCagggaaagatcaaggtggagagAGGGTACTAAAGGGAGACAGAGGGGGAGCAATGGATCTGCTGATCATTGAAGGTATTGGAGATGCGTATTATCCTACGCGATGGATCGAAGAACAAAGAGGTTACAACGTCAATAAATCCGCGTTGTCGTCATACGGCGGAAGGAAGATCGTCGGCGCGGACGAAGTGGGTTTGAGGCATGTGATGGACTGTATAGATTGGATAAGAAGGGAGGTGGGCAGTGTGGTGGTCATGACCAATCAGGGgttgagagtgagtgaacacCACTTGACTTGTTCAGGAGCTAGTCTGTCTTGCCATGTCTTGTCTCCGTGTTTTTCTGTTTACTCCTTTTCTTTTCGTTTCCTTATCTCTCCTCTCACCCTTCGTGCAGTACGTAAATTACGATACTTCACCATGTCAGTCTGTGATTTGTTACAATGATCTGCCGgaatctgagctgataattcATTCGGCCAACCTCGACTCTGTTCTCACCGACGAAGCCTTCCAAAGAATCCTCCTCATTCTTCCATTCGCATCTCCCGCATCCCTATCCATCCCCATATTCGAACCCGACCCTGCCCAACTCCGTCTCCCCGTCAAGTTCGACCCCACATTGGGGACTGACAATGCAAATCACATTCAACGGAAGAGTCCAACGCGGTCTACAATACCCAGCAGAGACGATTCTTTCTGATGTCTTGCAACAGCAGCTCAACGCCAAAAGGCAATTACAGAAGGAAGGCAGGAGCGAGACCGGCATATACGAATGCGCAGTCAGGATGATAGATACCTCGACGGGAGCGGTGAGTACGAGGGTAGGAGGTAGGTTCAGATTTGGGGTAGAGAGGGGTATATTGTTTGATATTTCGGGCGAGGCGTGAGTTTTGCGTGAGGCGTggatggatgaggagggcACACGCAAGAAGCAGGAAGTCTCATAATGAGATTACTTCActtttcaacttcacctcACTTAAGTTTTTAGCATCCGGATTTTCCAACCGGTACTCGTAAAATATGATGTAAATACGCTAGCTCAGGATTGCATTCCCCCTTGTAAGAATCTCACGCATCTCACGCATCATGAATGCCATGTGTCGTATACGATTTACATTGCTCGCAGTGTGTTTATTATTGTATGACACTTGCTCTGCTCCAAATTTTCCTTGACCTTTACTTGGAGCCCACTTCCTCAACCGCCTTCTTGACGGCCTCGACAGCCTTCGCGTGGATATCTTTACCGGCAGCTACTATCCCTTCGTTCCCATTCAACGTGCGCCCAACACCAAAGTCCAGCGGCTTGCCAAACATGTCCGTGCAAATACCTCCCGATTCAGCAATCAGCAACGAGCCAGAGGCGTGATCCCATATCTTCTCGTTGTATTCTTTACCGCCGACGTATTTTGTGGGGATTCGAAGGCTATCAGAGCATTGGACATTTAGCATGAGGATTGTTCTTTCTTTATGGTCAAGTATGGTCTTCTCTTCACAGGTAGGATGAAAATGATACTGAGAAATGAGATCTCTCCGCGATTCGATGATGCAGCAAAAACAAACCCGGACCTGGGCGCAAGTGGGGCTGACTGCAATTTAGAAAGCTAGAAAGACTTACTATacaccaccttcacctcgACCCAAACAAGCGTACTTGGCCTGACTGTCCATTCTCAGACTAGGTCTCTTAACATCGAGCAGTTCTCCGATCCGAGCTTGGATAGAGTGAGCCGAATGGCCCGACTCGACCGACTCGAGGAATGTTAGAGGGTTCTCGGGTGGTGGGGTGGACGGTAAGGTGAGTTTGGTATATGATTCTGATGTCAATGGGCGCTAAATCCGTCAAAATGGAAAAGGCAGGTTAGCAAGACATCTCTCAAATTTTGACGATTCAATCGTGATACGTGGGAATTGAGCATCGTTGGAAACGAAACAGAATTCAGACTGATGGGTGGTATGTCGATCACGAGTGTAGAATATCTGGAAgcttgactcgacttgacttgatttgacttacAGAATAACTGCCCTCGCCTTTAACGGCAATCATCAATACACCTTTCCCGTTTGGTATGATCTCTTCCCCGATCTTGGCTGGTTCCGGACCCAGATTCGGACAACCGATCACACCCAGCTCGACTTGACCGTCTATGATCAGTGCGAGACAGACTGCGTATTGTTGATGTCGGATGAATCCTGATGTTCCGTCAACTATAGGTCATCACGGAAAGATGGGGGTTAGCTTCGCAAAATACCAGTATCTTCCTGGTTTTTCGGTGCTTTGAGATACTTGCCTGGATCCTGATGCGCACCGTACCAACAATCAGTAAGATTGGACCTGTTCGAGAGAATCGTACACGAA harbors:
- a CDS encoding 3'(2'),5'-bisphosphate nucleotidase translates to MSTCLPFTKYRKEAEVAILSVLRACYLTKNVQDTLVNQDTLIKKDKSPVTVADLSAQSLISLHLLDHFPQDPIIGEEDTSELQANASLRERVIKLVNEGFEREEGWGKGKTFTEDEVLKAIDAGSAEGGDKGRFWTIVSDPLSFDGTSGFIRHQQYAVCLALIIDGQVELGVIGCPNLGPEPAKIGEEIIPNGKGVLMIAVKGEGSYSRPLTSESYTKLTLPSTPPPENPLTFLESVESGHSAHSIQARIGELLDVKRPSLRMDSQAKYACLGRGEGGVYLRIPTKYVGGKEYNEKIWDHASGSLLIAESGGICTDMFGKPLDFGVGRTLNGNEGIVAAGKDIHAKAVEAVKKAVEEVGSK